In one Parambassis ranga chromosome 6, fParRan2.1, whole genome shotgun sequence genomic region, the following are encoded:
- the LOC114437358 gene encoding somatostatin receptor type 2, whose translation MDASFKSDSDFNHTFVDEHFYFEDNIDGFGITMAILYLVVCIVGLAGNSLVIVAILKLDKLSSSTTVYIFNLALADGLFMVGLPFIASQNFQNQWMFGDVACKAVMVLDGINQFTSVFCLTVMSIDRYMALVQPLRFARWRTPRCAKIVSSFLWLFSLLTILPMALHFSAERGLCIPDIVSDAWWLGVLSYTFVMGFALPFAVMTASYAALLVTLRSQRLRTSTPNYESHHLERQVTKMVVAVVVVFGVCWLPFYTFNFCSLYQSGLVLTFARAFEFMVLLSYSWSCANPILYACLSDTFRKHFHTLLCPVAKSPPSMQCNTERYDMNDAAERDVTIPA comes from the coding sequence ATGGATGCCTCGTTTAAATCAGACTCTGACTTCAATCACACCTTTGTGGACGAGCATTTTTACTTTGAAGACAATATCGATGGGTTCGGCATCACCATGGCCATCCTGTACCTGGTGGTTTGCATCGTGGGGCTAGCCGGGAACTCTCTCGTCATCGTCGCCATTTTAAAGCTGGACAAACTATCATCCTCCACGACTGTGTACATCTTCAACCTGGCGCTGGCCGACGGACTCTTCATGGTCGGCCTCCCCTTCATAGCGAGCCAGAACTTCCAGAATCAATGGATGTTTGGGGACGTTGCGTGCAAAGCGGTCATGGTGCTGGACGGCATCAACCAGTTCACCAGCGTCTTCTGCCTGACGGTGATGAGCATCGATCGCTACATGGCGCTGGTCCAGCCGCTCAGGTTTGCACGTTGGAGGACGCCACGCTGCGCTAAGATCGTTTCGTCCTTCCTGTGGCTCTTCTCCCTTCTCACCATTCTCCCAATGGCGCTCCACTTCTCAGCAGAACGAGGTCTGTGCATACCGGACATCGTTTCCGACGCCTGGTGGCTCGGCGTCCTCTCTTACACCTTCGTCATGGGCTTCGCTTTGCCCTTCGCCGTCATGACGGCCTCATATGCGGCCCTGCTGGTCACCTTGCGCTCCCAGCGGCTCCGGACCTCGACGCCGAACTACGAGAGCCATCATCTGGAGCGGCAGGTCACCAAGATGGTTGTGGCCGTGGTTGTCGTGTTCGGCGTCTGCTGGCTGCCGTTTTACACCTTCAACTTCTGCTCGCTGTATCAAAGCGGCCTGGTTCTGACCTTCGCCAGGGCGTTTGAGTTCATGGTCCTGCTGTCGTACTCGTGGAGCTGTGCTAACCCCATCCTCTACGCCTGTCTCTCTGACACCTTCAGGAAGCACTTCCACACCCTACTCTGCCCCGTCGCTAAGTCGCCTCCCagcatgcagtgcaacacagaACGCTACGACATGAATGATGCAGCCGAGCGGGATGTCACAATTCCGGCATAA